Sequence from the Paenibacillus riograndensis SBR5 genome:
CTGCCGCTGGCGACCAGGGGTATCGTTCAATTAACGGTAGAACAAATTTTGCAAACCCAGTTGTCCGAATCGTACCGGATTGTGAGCATTCCCTACTTGGAGGATATTATCTGGTTCATTGTCGGTCAGGAGCAAATGGTAATGCCATCGGTTCTTGTCTCGCTTCTGGAGGACACGCAATCGATTCTGAACAATCAGGCAGGCTGCCCGGTATCCTTCGCAGTAGCGAGCGAAGAGGTGACTTGGCTTGAAGTTGGCCGGAAATATCAAACGCTTAGAAGGATCATGGTCCAGTTCAATCTGCAACGCCAGGAAAGTATCGTTGTAGAGGGCGCATTCTATCAGGGGAAAGCCGCGATGGAGGAAGAAAGGGAATATCCGGAGCTTGCCCGTATGCTGCCACGGGTTGGAATATTGGAGGCGCATTTGCAAAACGGGCATCAGGAGTCATTTCTAAAGATGATGAACGAATTGTGTCAAGTGCTGTCCGGCATCCTCAGCCGCCATTCCTTGCATGCCATGGAGCTGTATCTGTCCGTTTGCAGAGTTCTTCTGACCTATATTAACGAGAATCAGTTAAGCGGCAAATTATCGCCCGGGCTCGATTTGTCGCTGCTGTACAACCCTGGTTCCATGACCGATTGGGCTGAACGGGCTCATTTTCTGTCCAAAACAGCGGCAGCATTATGCGATGCGGCAGAGATAGTGCGTAAAGACAATACCGAATCGACAATTGCCCGGATAAAGGATTATATTAATCAGCATTTGTCGTCTGATCTTTCGCTGACTGCGCTAGGCAAAGCAACGGGCTTCAATCCCTCTTATCTCTCCCGCATGTTCAAACGGGATGAAGGCACCGGACTGCATGATTATATTACCGATTGCCGGATCAATCTTGCCAAATCACTTTTGATGAACACAAATATGAAGATTTACGAAATTGCCCAAAAAAGCGGATACGACAACTCCAATTATTTTATCCGGACGTTCAAGCTGCTGACCGGACAAACGCCGCAGGAATACCGCTGCCAGGACT
This genomic interval carries:
- a CDS encoding response regulator, with product MKSNNRKLLIVDDEPVIAGGLQMLFEEQQQLKLDVSATCSSTEAIELFERLRSDAVLLDIQMPGISGLELAGRMKSFHPEVKIIFLTGYDQFDYAYKAIKQDAFDYVLKTEGDDKVIAAVTAALDRLEYEQKLQMEYRQAQIQLSSMYPVFRQNLLVALLGEQMPDLPEMAPSMAEIDEMFQPGRKVLLILGRFGADRLPLATRGIVQLTVEQILQTQLSESYRIVSIPYLEDIIWFIVGQEQMVMPSVLVSLLEDTQSILNNQAGCPVSFAVASEEVTWLEVGRKYQTLRRIMVQFNLQRQESIVVEGAFYQGKAAMEEEREYPELARMLPRVGILEAHLQNGHQESFLKMMNELCQVLSGILSRHSLHAMELYLSVCRVLLTYINENQLSGKLSPGLDLSLLYNPGSMTDWAERAHFLSKTAAALCDAAEIVRKDNTESTIARIKDYINQHLSSDLSLTALGKATGFNPSYLSRMFKRDEGTGLHDYITDCRINLAKSLLMNTNMKIYEIAQKSGYDNSNYFIRTFKLLTGQTPQEYRCQD